GCGCCGATGGCTTTCAGTACACCGATTTCCCGGCGGCGTTCGCGGACCAGCATTACCATGATCAGGAGGATGATCAGGCCGGCGGTACCGAGGGCTGCGATGAAGGCGATGAAGGAGATGTTCTTGACGCTGCCCAGCGATCTCAGCGCGGTTTCCAGGTTCTGCCCCTGGGTGACATCGGCCTTGTTGGTACCAAGTGCCGCCTCCAGGGCAGTCTTGGCGGAGGCGACGTTCTCCAGCGAGTCCACGGTAACGATCATGCTGGCGAGCTCGCCCGGAAGTCCGGCGAGGGCCTGGGCTGTGGGGAGCGTGACGTAGACGGCGTTGTTGCCGAAGGTGGTGCCGGCGTCGAACAGCCCGGCCACGGTGTAGGTCTGGCCATTGACGGTGAAGGTGGACCCCACCTTGAGGTTGTTTTTCTCGGCGAGCGTGGTTCCGAGCAGGGCGCTGGTGGACTCGGCGGTGTAGTCACCAAGCCCAGTGCCTTCGGTGATGCTCAGTGCCTTGCCGGCGGTGTCCACCTCAGCGCCGGTCCCGGTCGCGGTGATCGGCAGCGACCGGACGGGCTGGGTGGTGGTCCCGGTGGTTCCGGTGGTGGTGCCGTTCGCGGTCTGGTTGCGTCCGCCCAGCGTTCCGGCGTCGATGGCGGCGGTGAGGCTGGTGGTGAGGGTGGCCGAGAGCTGGCCGCCGGGACCGCCCTGGCCGCCGCCCGCACCTGCTCCAGCTCCGGAGGCGGCCTGGGCGGCAGCTTCGGTGGCGTTGCGGAGGCGGAGGGTCTGGGCCCCGACGACGGCACTGACGTTGGGAACGGCCGCGGCAGTTGCTGCCTGCTCGGCTGTGAGAGGTTCGCCGCCGCCTTCAAAGCCCTGTGCGCCGGCGGGGTTGACGGTCAGGACGGTCCCCACGGAGGCGTTGAGTTCCTGGACTTTGGCTGCGACAGCCTGGTTGGCCACCAGCATGGCCAAAGCCAGGCCGATCGCAACAGCCAGCACGGCAACCACCGCTGCCGTGCGGACTTTGTTTCTGAAGGCATTGCCTACACTGCGGGCAAGGACGCTCACGTTACTCCTGTGGTTCCGGTGCCGGCCCTGGAAGGCTAGCTTCGGGTCCACTCTTGTGCGGCCTCCTGTGCAGGCAGCGGTGCGAAGCTGTGTTTGAGCTGTGAAGGGTCAACGGGCACGAAAAAAACCCGGTCCCCGTGATGAACTTTGCCGAGGAGAAACCGCGAAGGGCGGGCTCACAAGGCGGGTTCTAGCAACGACCGTGTCGTCTTTAACGG
This genomic interval from Arthrobacter sp. SLBN-100 contains the following:
- a CDS encoding ABC transporter permease, yielding MSVLARSVGNAFRNKVRTAAVVAVLAVAIGLALAMLVANQAVAAKVQELNASVGTVLTVNPAGAQGFEGGGEPLTAEQAATAAAVPNVSAVVGAQTLRLRNATEAAAQAASGAGAGAGGGQGGPGGQLSATLTTSLTAAIDAGTLGGRNQTANGTTTGTTGTTTQPVRSLPITATGTGAEVDTAGKALSITEGTGLGDYTAESTSALLGTTLAEKNNLKVGSTFTVNGQTYTVAGLFDAGTTFGNNAVYVTLPTAQALAGLPGELASMIVTVDSLENVASAKTALEAALGTNKADVTQGQNLETALRSLGSVKNISFIAFIAALGTAGLIILLIMVMLVRERRREIGVLKAIGAPNRTIGLQFVLEALVLAALGSAAGAAIASFASGGIASALISTNSTSTTAAPTTGRGAAMAGAAGGAGMPGGAGFPGGQGGPFGGAAQLMTSVTASASPGVIVAGIGAVFGVAIIGALVPALLTARIRPIEVLRGE